A region of Prosthecobacter fusiformis DNA encodes the following proteins:
- a CDS encoding alpha/beta fold hydrolase, translating to MPHVSTNGIQMYYEERGSGEPLVCIMGVTAPGGVWEAHAAEWSKHFRCILGDNRGVGLTDKPEGPYSSAMMADDYAGLMDQLGIKQARIVGCSLGSVIAQQLAIRHPAKVKSMILMCTWARQDRFGLYTWQHMMKCKATMRPEDFMHYVQMLIFTKPWFDNDDCWNNMQQGLKDAATNAAPQPVHAMEAQAAAAITHNTISELKNVKCPTLVIGGKDDVFTPKWMGEEVAAAIPGADLHLYDNAGHAFHWECLADFNPRTTDWLLKH from the coding sequence ATGCCCCACGTCAGCACCAACGGAATCCAGATGTATTATGAAGAACGCGGCAGCGGGGAACCGCTGGTCTGCATCATGGGTGTGACAGCTCCGGGCGGGGTCTGGGAAGCGCATGCGGCGGAATGGTCTAAGCATTTCCGTTGTATCCTGGGGGATAACCGCGGGGTGGGGCTGACGGACAAGCCTGAAGGGCCGTATTCCTCGGCCATGATGGCGGATGATTACGCCGGGCTGATGGATCAACTGGGCATCAAGCAGGCACGCATCGTCGGTTGCTCTCTGGGTTCGGTCATTGCCCAGCAACTGGCCATCCGGCATCCTGCGAAAGTGAAGAGCATGATCCTCATGTGTACTTGGGCACGGCAGGACCGCTTCGGCCTTTATACCTGGCAGCACATGATGAAGTGCAAGGCGACAATGCGGCCGGAAGATTTCATGCACTATGTGCAGATGCTCATCTTCACGAAGCCCTGGTTCGACAATGATGACTGCTGGAACAACATGCAGCAAGGTCTGAAGGATGCGGCCACCAATGCGGCACCGCAACCTGTGCACGCCATGGAAGCGCAGGCCGCAGCTGCCATCACACATAACACCATCAGCGAACTGAAGAACGTGAAGTGCCCGACGCTGGTCATCGGTGGCAAGGACGATGTGTTCACGCCAAAATGGATGGGCGAGGAAGTGGCGGCGGCGATCCCTGGAGCTGATCTCCATCTTTATGACAATGCCGGTCATGCTTTCCACTGGGAATGCCTAGCAGATTTCAATCCGCGCACGACGGACTGGCTTTTGAAGCATTGA